One stretch of Deinococcus reticulitermitis DNA includes these proteins:
- a CDS encoding phosphoadenosine phosphosulfate reductase: MPSPQARWCTQYLKILPFEQYVGEDDVISYIAIRSDETYRKGYISSKKNISAVYPFIEAGIVKKDVFELLDESGLGAPEYYEWRSRSGCYFCFYQQRIEWVGLLERHPDLFWAAEAFEKRDEVTGETYTWNSRESLRDLARPERVQQIKEENQRRQNWAGKTPVDDKLIRILEDEEDEGCLICQL; the protein is encoded by the coding sequence ATACCTGAAAATCCTTCCCTTCGAACAATACGTTGGCGAAGATGATGTCATTAGCTATATTGCAATTAGATCCGACGAGACGTATCGCAAGGGGTACATCTCTTCCAAGAAGAATATCAGCGCAGTCTATCCTTTTATTGAAGCCGGCATCGTCAAAAAAGATGTATTTGAGCTTTTGGATGAGAGCGGGCTCGGTGCGCCGGAATACTATGAATGGCGCTCGCGCTCCGGATGCTATTTCTGCTTTTACCAGCAAAGAATTGAATGGGTCGGCCTGCTTGAGAGACATCCTGATCTCTTTTGGGCCGCAGAAGCATTTGAGAAGCGGGATGAGGTTACGGGCGAGACTTACACCTGGAATAGCCGAGAGAGCCTACGCGACCTGGCACGCCCTGAACGAGTCCAGCAAATCAAAGAGGAAAATCAGCGTCGTCAGAACTGGGCCGGAAAGACTCCTGTAGACGACAAACTCATCAGGATTTTAGAAGATGAGGAGGACGAGGGATGCCTGATTTGCCAACTCTGA